One genomic segment of Aquipluma nitroreducens includes these proteins:
- the istA gene encoding IS21 family transposase codes for MSKVRSIIRLYTEGVSKQSIGDRTGLPRNSVKKYIRLFLASGKSPQEIQLMSDTELEQMFLDMVPRNHIENDLRYQSLEAFFPTMEKALKIRGNTKEKLWEQYFEQHPAGYRFSQFKHYYLLWKKVRNPVMHIEHKAGEKMYVDYAGEKLKVLDPETLDITEVEVFVAILGASQLTYVEASYTQQKEDFINSCENALHYFGGVPNAIVTDNLKSAVTKSNRYEPTLNEAFRDFVSYYSMAALPAAPYKPKHKALVEGAVKIIYRSIYSTLKGNVYSCIELLNSAIREALEAHNNRPLTGRPFSRRQLFEDTERHFLHPLPEKRYELKRRYIASVMKNNYVCLAEDKHYYSVPYHFIGKKVTLLYSQSEVEIYHRYERIAVHKRNRHLFGHTTITDHLASQHRFMSDWNPDKFIERAAEVGPQTKEYIIQLLNARQHPEQTYRSCQGVLSFSVRAGKERLNNACHRALQYGDYSYQTIRVILEKGLDRNVDDQQHVDQSMPPHLNIRGKNYYR; via the coding sequence ATGAGCAAGGTAAGAAGCATTATCAGGCTTTACACCGAAGGTGTAAGTAAACAGTCCATCGGGGATCGGACGGGTCTTCCCCGCAATAGTGTTAAGAAGTATATCAGGTTGTTCCTGGCTTCGGGCAAATCGCCCCAGGAGATTCAACTGATGAGTGACACTGAACTTGAGCAGATGTTTCTGGATATGGTTCCACGCAATCATATTGAGAATGATCTGCGTTATCAATCTCTGGAAGCATTTTTCCCCACCATGGAAAAAGCATTGAAGATCCGGGGAAACACCAAGGAGAAGCTTTGGGAGCAATATTTTGAACAGCATCCTGCAGGCTATCGGTTTTCACAGTTCAAGCATTATTATCTTCTGTGGAAGAAGGTTCGTAATCCGGTTATGCACATTGAGCATAAGGCCGGGGAGAAGATGTATGTTGATTATGCAGGCGAAAAACTCAAGGTTTTAGATCCGGAAACATTAGACATCACAGAGGTAGAGGTTTTTGTCGCCATACTGGGTGCAAGTCAGTTGACCTACGTAGAGGCCAGTTATACCCAACAGAAAGAAGACTTCATCAACTCCTGCGAAAATGCATTACATTACTTTGGAGGTGTTCCCAATGCCATCGTTACGGATAACTTAAAGTCTGCAGTAACCAAGAGTAATCGCTATGAGCCGACACTTAATGAGGCTTTTCGTGACTTTGTAAGCTATTATTCGATGGCGGCCTTACCGGCTGCTCCGTATAAACCCAAACACAAAGCGTTGGTAGAAGGTGCCGTAAAAATCATTTACCGTTCGATTTACAGCACTTTAAAGGGTAATGTATATTCTTGCATTGAACTTCTAAATAGCGCGATCAGGGAGGCTCTGGAAGCTCATAATAACAGGCCGCTTACCGGAAGGCCGTTCAGCAGGCGACAGTTGTTCGAAGATACTGAACGACACTTTTTGCACCCTTTACCTGAAAAGAGATATGAGTTGAAGCGACGCTATATCGCTTCTGTGATGAAGAACAATTACGTCTGTCTTGCCGAGGATAAGCATTATTACAGTGTTCCTTACCATTTTATCGGCAAAAAGGTAACCTTGCTTTACAGCCAATCTGAGGTTGAAATTTATCACCGCTACGAGCGAATTGCAGTGCACAAAAGGAACAGGCACCTTTTTGGACACACTACAATAACTGATCATCTGGCCTCGCAGCACCGCTTCATGAGCGACTGGAACCCCGATAAATTTATCGAACGAGCCGCAGAGGTAGGCCCTCAAACGAAAGAATATATTATCCAGTTGCTAAATGCCAGACAGCATCCGGAGCAGACTTATCGATCCTGCCAGGGAGTTTTAAGTTTTTCGGTACGTGCCGGAAAAGAGCGGCTTAACAATGCTTGTCACCGTGCACTTCAATATGGCGATTACAGCTATCAGACCATCCGGGTAATCCTTGAAAAAGGACTTGACCGAAACGTTGATGATCAGCAGCATGTTGATCAGTCAATGCCCCCTCACCTGAATATACGTGGCAAAAACTATTACCGGTAA
- a CDS encoding sugar porter family MFS transporter: MSKSNFNRKYILGITLVSAMGGLLFGYDWVVIGGAKPFYERFFNITQSPYLQGWAMSSALIGCLFGAMSSGYLADRLGRKKPLIMAAALFTIAAIGTGAISDFTLFIVFRLIGGLGIGLASAISPMYIAEISPADMRGRLVSVNQLTIVIGILAAQIINYFIADNVPAAASDEFIRNSWNGQMGWRWMFWAGTVPALLFFVLSFFIPESPRLLAKLGLKDASFSILRKIGGMDYALQEQKEIAKTLTESGSKIDWQALRSKNIRPVLVLGVILAAFQQWCGINVIFNYAEEIFASAGYSVGDMLFNIVVTGTVNLIFTLLAMRIVDSWGRRNLMLLGSIGLAAVYLALGTSYFFEIKGPAILVLVMVAIATYAMTLAPVTWVVLSEIFPNSVRGAAMALATTALWLACFALTYTFPILNKLLNASGTFWLYAFICLSGFLFILKKLPETKGKTLEEIEKM; encoded by the coding sequence GTGAGTAAATCAAATTTTAACCGGAAATATATATTAGGCATCACGCTTGTATCAGCTATGGGTGGACTGCTTTTCGGCTATGACTGGGTGGTTATTGGCGGAGCCAAGCCTTTCTACGAACGGTTTTTCAACATCACGCAATCGCCTTACCTGCAAGGCTGGGCCATGAGCAGCGCACTGATAGGCTGCCTGTTTGGGGCTATGAGTTCCGGGTACCTGGCCGACCGGCTTGGGCGAAAAAAACCTCTGATTATGGCAGCTGCTTTGTTCACCATTGCAGCTATTGGCACCGGCGCGATCTCTGATTTTACATTGTTTATTGTATTTCGTCTCATTGGGGGACTTGGAATTGGTCTGGCTTCAGCTATTTCGCCCATGTACATCGCCGAAATTTCGCCGGCCGATATGCGTGGACGACTGGTTTCAGTCAATCAACTCACTATTGTTATCGGTATCCTGGCCGCGCAAATCATTAATTACTTCATTGCCGACAATGTTCCGGCGGCAGCCAGTGATGAATTTATCCGAAATTCTTGGAATGGACAAATGGGCTGGCGATGGATGTTTTGGGCCGGAACAGTTCCTGCTCTGTTGTTTTTTGTCCTGTCGTTTTTTATTCCCGAAAGCCCGCGACTTCTGGCTAAATTGGGGCTAAAGGATGCGTCGTTTTCCATCCTGAGGAAAATCGGTGGTATGGATTATGCTCTTCAGGAACAAAAAGAAATTGCTAAAACTTTAACTGAAAGCGGTTCAAAAATAGACTGGCAAGCCTTGAGGTCGAAAAACATACGTCCAGTTCTGGTTTTGGGTGTCATCCTTGCCGCCTTCCAGCAATGGTGTGGCATCAACGTCATTTTTAATTACGCCGAAGAGATTTTTGCCTCGGCTGGTTACTCGGTTGGCGACATGCTTTTCAATATCGTCGTTACAGGAACCGTCAACCTGATTTTTACCTTACTTGCTATGAGAATAGTTGATAGCTGGGGGCGCCGTAACCTAATGTTGTTAGGCTCAATCGGATTAGCCGCTGTTTACCTGGCTTTGGGAACAAGCTACTTTTTCGAGATTAAAGGACCAGCAATCCTGGTATTGGTGATGGTCGCCATTGCCACTTACGCCATGACCCTCGCGCCGGTTACCTGGGTGGTGCTTTCGGAAATTTTCCCAAACAGTGTTCGCGGCGCAGCAATGGCCCTGGCAACTACCGCGCTCTGGCTCGCCTGTTTTGCATTAACTTACACATTCCCAATACTGAACAAATTGCTGAATGCCAGCGGAACTTTCTGGCTATACGCTTTTATTTGCCTTTCTGGCTTCCTGTTTATTCTGAAAAAGCTTCCGGAGACCAAAGGCAAAACGCTGGAAGAAATTGAGAAAATGTGA
- a CDS encoding AraC family transcriptional regulator, translating to MKKQEGFPGQISYVIPDRILALAQENSLISGLFVTDIGYYPQARHHFRERPSGSEQLILIYCVQGKGEIRLNETVFTIPANYFFIIPAGVSHAYRADEKDPWSIYWIHFTGLKSSAWARFASKVTAIERGRNARISDRTDLFSEIFRNLDRGFSIETLEYVNLCLPYLLASFTRLNQFRLIREPGEKDIVGQSINFMLDHLREKLKLEKIAAETCLSASHFSRLFQNCTGHSPIDYFIQLKIQRACRLLDNSGQTIAEIALEMGFEDQFYFSRLFRKMMGMAPTQYRKRRV from the coding sequence ATGAAAAAACAAGAAGGATTCCCGGGGCAAATCAGTTATGTGATTCCGGACCGCATTTTAGCTTTGGCACAGGAAAATTCGTTGATTTCAGGGTTGTTTGTTACGGATATTGGTTATTACCCGCAGGCTCGTCATCATTTTCGCGAAAGACCTTCCGGAAGCGAGCAACTTATCCTAATTTACTGTGTGCAAGGAAAGGGTGAAATTCGGCTGAATGAAACAGTTTTCACGATTCCGGCCAATTACTTTTTTATTATTCCTGCAGGAGTTTCTCATGCCTACCGGGCCGATGAGAAAGATCCGTGGTCGATTTACTGGATTCATTTTACTGGTCTCAAATCATCGGCTTGGGCGAGGTTTGCCAGTAAGGTTACCGCCATCGAACGAGGCAGAAATGCGCGAATAAGTGATCGTACCGACCTGTTCTCGGAAATTTTCAGAAATTTAGATCGTGGTTTTAGCATCGAAACATTGGAATATGTGAATCTTTGTCTGCCGTATTTGCTTGCTTCCTTTACGCGTCTCAATCAGTTTCGCCTGATTCGGGAACCCGGCGAAAAAGATATCGTCGGCCAAAGCATCAATTTTATGCTTGACCATCTTCGGGAGAAATTAAAGCTGGAGAAAATTGCTGCGGAAACCTGTTTATCGGCCTCGCATTTTTCACGACTTTTTCAGAACTGCACCGGCCATTCACCCATCGATTATTTTATTCAGCTAAAAATTCAGCGAGCCTGCCGATTACTCGACAATTCAGGCCAAACAATTGCCGAAATTGCACTGGAAATGGGCTTTGAAGATCAGTTCTATTTTTCCCGCTTATTCCGAAAAATGATGGGCATGGCACCTACCCAATACAGAAAGAGAAGAGTTTAA
- a CDS encoding site-specific integrase: MKQEKSTLNVLFFLKLDKAKKNGLVPIHARITVDGKLTQFYTKLDIEEKKWKSGRPIGKSAEANGVNSTLNEIRARIHTLYHEMQHRDGYVTAERVKNAFLGKGEKTIIAFFEEHNQQFSLKVGNSISTHKTYTRYELTKGRLIEFMKDKYKVSDMPIREMNPVFIENFYLHIRSNFDCSHNTAMKFIQRFRTIVIYAKNSGLITIDPFSNYKLKYDRVERGYLNQEEIDKIYTKRFASQRLEQVRDMFVFSCYTGLSYIDICGLMPESIRMMFDGNLWIVMKRHKTDVTSNIRLLDIPKSILKKYEGKLPNGNLLPVISNQKMNEYLKEISAVCGINKTITFHIARHTFATLSLGYGVPIETVSKMLGHTDIKTTQIYAKITDRKLSDDMEILARKVDERILLTTSKM, from the coding sequence ATGAAACAAGAAAAAAGTACTTTGAATGTGTTGTTTTTCCTCAAATTGGATAAGGCTAAAAAAAATGGTTTAGTACCTATTCATGCGCGAATTACCGTTGATGGTAAACTTACCCAGTTTTATACCAAGCTGGATATTGAGGAAAAGAAATGGAAATCAGGCCGACCAATCGGGAAATCAGCAGAAGCTAATGGTGTCAATTCCACGCTGAATGAGATTCGGGCCAGAATCCATACGCTTTACCATGAAATGCAACATCGGGATGGTTATGTAACTGCCGAACGTGTGAAAAATGCGTTTTTAGGCAAGGGCGAAAAAACAATTATCGCTTTTTTTGAGGAGCATAATCAGCAATTTAGCTTAAAAGTTGGGAATAGCATATCCACCCATAAAACCTATACCCGTTATGAACTGACCAAAGGCAGGTTGATCGAATTCATGAAGGATAAATATAAGGTATCAGACATGCCCATTCGGGAAATGAATCCCGTGTTCATTGAAAACTTCTATTTACATATCCGGAGTAATTTCGATTGTTCGCATAATACCGCTATGAAATTTATCCAGCGTTTTAGAACTATCGTCATTTATGCCAAAAATTCAGGGTTGATAACAATAGACCCATTTTCGAATTATAAATTAAAGTATGATCGAGTAGAGAGGGGGTACTTGAACCAGGAAGAAATAGACAAGATTTATACAAAGCGATTTGCCTCACAACGACTGGAACAGGTGCGTGATATGTTTGTTTTTAGTTGCTACACTGGCTTGTCATATATTGATATTTGCGGGTTGATGCCGGAAAGTATCCGCATGATGTTTGATGGAAATTTATGGATAGTGATGAAACGCCACAAGACCGATGTAACATCAAACATACGCTTGCTGGACATTCCTAAATCAATTCTGAAAAAATATGAAGGGAAACTACCCAACGGCAATTTACTTCCGGTAATCAGTAACCAAAAAATGAATGAATATCTGAAAGAGATTTCTGCTGTATGTGGTATTAACAAGACTATTACATTTCATATTGCAAGGCACACATTCGCCACGCTTTCTTTAGGATATGGAGTACCTATCGAAACCGTATCCAAGATGCTTGGGCATACCGATATTAAAACAACTCAAATCTATGCAAAGATTACAGATCGAAAATTGAGTGACGATATGGAAATATTGGCCCGAAAAGTAGATGAAAGAATCTTGTTGACAACTTCCAAAATGTAG
- a CDS encoding response regulator codes for MTKILIIEDTVSLRENITDALELEGFEVIGADVGKIGIQMAKENLPDLILCDIMMPGMDGYDVLQLLKSEDGELQIPFIFITALAERENFRAGMELGADDYLIKPFTIYELLKAINTRLAKSKSIEKRIKLQIEEIESELKSKISELLEQIKNQKTIIEDISATNTEVIGKLNENQTELMQEALRLIEINTTMQNMAKQLSAELQKKGIAEEQRQVLVDLKNKIQKKSVLLNSLTTFQLKFNQTYPNFISNLFIQFPQLTQQDTIIISAIFVNLDTLQLSLILGISPESVRKSKYRLKQKLSLGKHIDLTEFIHKLN; via the coding sequence ATGACGAAAATCCTGATCATTGAAGATACCGTTTCACTACGGGAAAATATCACTGATGCGTTGGAACTGGAAGGTTTTGAAGTGATAGGAGCAGATGTTGGCAAAATTGGGATTCAGATGGCCAAAGAAAATTTACCCGATCTGATTTTATGTGATATTATGATGCCTGGAATGGATGGTTATGATGTGTTACAATTGCTAAAATCAGAAGATGGAGAGCTTCAAATTCCTTTCATATTTATTACAGCTTTGGCAGAACGGGAAAATTTCAGGGCAGGTATGGAATTAGGCGCTGATGATTATCTGATTAAGCCTTTTACGATTTATGAACTCCTGAAAGCAATCAATACAAGGTTAGCCAAAAGTAAGTCAATTGAAAAACGGATAAAGTTACAGATCGAAGAAATTGAAAGTGAACTAAAATCCAAAATTTCTGAACTTTTAGAGCAAATTAAAAATCAAAAAACCATTATTGAAGATATTTCTGCAACAAATACTGAAGTAATTGGGAAGCTAAATGAAAACCAAACAGAGCTGATGCAAGAAGCGCTTCGCTTAATCGAGATTAATACAACTATGCAAAACATGGCAAAACAATTGTCTGCAGAACTTCAAAAAAAGGGAATTGCCGAGGAACAGAGACAGGTATTGGTTGATCTCAAAAATAAAATCCAAAAAAAATCAGTTTTATTAAATAGTTTAACTACATTCCAATTAAAATTTAACCAGACTTATCCGAATTTTATTTCAAATTTGTTTATTCAGTTTCCTCAGTTGACTCAGCAGGATACCATTATCATTTCTGCTATTTTTGTCAACTTGGATACTCTTCAATTATCACTTATACTTGGGATTTCACCAGAAAGCGTCAGGAAAAGCAAATATAGATTAAAGCAGAAATTAAGTCTAGGGAAACATATTGATTTAACCGAATTCATCCATAAACTAAATTAA
- a CDS encoding transposase: MKHYSTNLSDCQWMLLSRILKDNRKRKHSLRDIFNAIFYLLKTGCQLDTPEQISSVRRNKLTTFRRSKWLGFAGAN; the protein is encoded by the coding sequence ATAAAACACTATTCGACCAACCTTTCCGATTGCCAATGGATGCTTTTAAGTCGCATTTTAAAGGACAACCGCAAGAGAAAACATTCTTTGCGTGACATTTTCAATGCCATCTTTTATTTACTTAAAACCGGCTGCCAGTTGGACACGCCGGAACAAATATCCAGTGTGCGCCGGAACAAATTGACCACCTTCCGCCGGTCAAAATGGTTGGGTTTCGCCGGAGCAAATTGA
- the istB gene encoding IS21-like element helper ATPase IstB, which translates to MRQMKFFGMVRAFRTSIENGSMIQMTGDEMVSMLVDAEWDDRNNRRIERQMRNAKFRYKANIEQLHFDIDRNLDKNQFMRMAECTFIGRKENLLITGSTGIGKSFIASAIGNQACTLGFKVLYANTTKLFTRLKMAKADGSYIREIAKIERQDLLILDDFGLQPLDASNRSVLMEIIEDRHGNRSTIITSQLPVAQWYEVIGEQTIADAILDRIVHDAHRMELVGESIRRRQRNKNVETVESE; encoded by the coding sequence ATGAGACAGATGAAGTTCTTCGGTATGGTTCGGGCCTTTAGAACAAGCATCGAGAATGGCAGCATGATTCAAATGACAGGCGATGAAATGGTATCGATGCTTGTTGATGCCGAATGGGATGATCGTAACAATCGCCGCATAGAGAGGCAAATGCGCAATGCAAAGTTCCGTTATAAAGCCAACATTGAGCAGTTGCACTTTGATATAGATCGCAACCTGGACAAAAATCAGTTCATGCGTATGGCTGAGTGTACTTTTATCGGAAGAAAAGAGAATCTTCTGATCACCGGTAGTACCGGAATAGGCAAAAGCTTCATTGCTTCTGCTATCGGAAATCAGGCCTGTACTCTCGGGTTCAAAGTACTTTATGCCAACACTACAAAGCTGTTTACAAGATTAAAAATGGCCAAAGCAGATGGTTCGTACATCAGAGAAATTGCGAAGATAGAACGGCAGGATCTTCTGATTCTGGACGACTTTGGTTTGCAGCCGCTTGATGCATCAAACAGGTCGGTACTTATGGAAATCATCGAAGATCGTCATGGAAACCGCTCAACCATTATAACATCTCAGTTGCCAGTGGCACAATGGTATGAGGTTATCGGAGAACAAACAATTGCGGATGCAATACTTGACCGTATTGTTCATGATGCTCATCGAATGGAACTTGTAGGAGAATCAATACGAAGAAGACAACGAAACAAAAACGTAGAAACTGTTGAATCAGAATAA